GGTGCTCGCTTTAATCAAGGATACCGAGATCATCGGCGAGGCAGCCAATCAGGTCTCGGAAGAGACGAGGGCGCAATTCCCGAAGATTCCCTGGGCGGACATTATTGGTATGCGTCATCGCCTGGTCCACGCCTACTTCGACATCAACCTCGAAATCCTTTGGCGCACTGTACAGCAAGACCTCCCGCCGTTGCTCGCGGCGCTGGAGAAAGCATTAGACGAGAAATGAGGGCAATTGAGTTTAGACCCCCGTTGAGCGCCGTTGCCTTATGGACGGGATTGAACTGCGACGGCGCAGCGCTCCTGCTCCTGGAGTTATGGCGGCACAAGCGACTGAAGTAGCGCTGCAGGAACAGTGAGAGAAGAGCGTGCGCCTTTATCTTGACACCTCTGTGCTGGGCGCCCTGACAGACCGAGAGGACTCTCGGCGTATGGCCCTTACGCGGCGGCTTTTGCGGACGACAGCTCAGGGCATTCACGACGGGGTGATCTCTAATGTCGTACAGGAGGAGCTGGAGCAGGCGCCGGCTGACCTCAGGCAGGCGATTCTCCGGGAGGTCCGCGACGTTGAATTTGAGCTTGTCGTGGAAGATGCGGAGTGCCGCGCGCTCTTCGCCGAGTA
This Candidatus Rokuibacteriota bacterium DNA region includes the following protein-coding sequences:
- a CDS encoding DUF86 domain-containing protein, whose translation is MRKDDANRLRHMRDAAREALEFARGRVRSDLDTDRMLVLALIKDTEIIGEAANQVSEETRAQFPKIPWADIIGMRHRLVHAYFDINLEILWRTVQQDLPPLLAALEKALDEK